In Acidobacteriota bacterium, the following proteins share a genomic window:
- a CDS encoding sigma-54-dependent Fis family transcriptional regulator, with amino-acid sequence MTPKKYELLLVDDELANLQKLERTFMGRYGVHRARSGEEALEILGRVPVDAIITDQKMPGMTGIELLELSQKNRPDIVRIVLTGFTEVDDLIAAINTGKVHRYITKPWEPDSLRLAVRDALEKMELVRENERLASELQSVNERLRTENILLRREMETQAYPRDIIHGSPEMDHILGLLRRVTGTETTVLIQGETGTGKELIARFIHAESHRRDRIFIPVNCGAIPKDLVESEFFGHAKGAFTGATQDRKGYFEMAEGGTIFLDEIGEAPPELQVKLLRVIQEDEIMPVGTHQPRKVDVRLIASTNRDLKAEVESGRFRQDLFFRINVFSVTIPPLRERTGDILPIAEFFLRQFSLKLNRPAGRFTEETRQRLLAYSWPGNVRELQNEVERLVLLAEGLKPIGPDLLSDHIRRRQTPPVPAGGDLKSAVRDLEEAMIRETMARHDQNRSRTARALGISRQSLLEKLRRMK; translated from the coding sequence GTGACCCCGAAGAAATACGAGCTTCTGCTCGTGGACGACGAACTGGCCAACCTGCAGAAGCTCGAGCGGACCTTCATGGGCCGGTACGGGGTCCACCGGGCGCGGTCGGGCGAGGAGGCGCTGGAAATTCTCGGCCGGGTGCCCGTCGACGCGATCATCACCGACCAGAAAATGCCCGGAATGACGGGCATTGAACTGCTGGAGCTGTCCCAGAAGAACCGGCCGGATATTGTCCGCATCGTGCTCACGGGGTTCACGGAGGTCGACGACCTCATCGCCGCCATCAACACCGGCAAGGTCCACAGGTACATCACCAAGCCGTGGGAGCCCGACAGCCTGAGGCTGGCGGTCCGGGACGCGCTCGAGAAGATGGAACTCGTGAGGGAAAACGAGCGCCTCGCCTCCGAACTCCAGTCGGTCAACGAAAGGCTCCGGACCGAGAACATCCTCCTGCGCCGCGAAATGGAAACGCAGGCCTATCCCCGGGACATCATCCACGGCAGTCCCGAAATGGACCACATCCTCGGCCTGTTGCGCCGGGTGACCGGGACGGAGACAACGGTCCTCATCCAGGGGGAAACCGGCACGGGGAAGGAGCTGATCGCCCGTTTCATCCACGCCGAGAGTCACCGGAGGGACCGGATCTTCATCCCGGTCAACTGCGGCGCCATTCCGAAGGACCTGGTGGAAAGCGAGTTTTTCGGGCATGCGAAGGGGGCTTTCACCGGGGCCACCCAGGACAGGAAGGGATACTTCGAGATGGCCGAGGGGGGGACCATTTTCCTCGACGAGATCGGCGAGGCGCCGCCGGAACTCCAGGTGAAGCTGCTGCGCGTCATCCAGGAGGACGAGATCATGCCCGTGGGCACGCACCAGCCCCGCAAGGTGGATGTCCGCCTGATCGCATCGACCAACAGGGACCTGAAGGCCGAAGTCGAGTCCGGCCGTTTTCGCCAGGATCTTTTCTTCCGGATCAACGTCTTCTCCGTCACCATCCCCCCCCTGCGGGAGCGCACCGGGGACATCCTCCCGATCGCCGAATTTTTCCTGCGGCAGTTTTCGCTCAAGCTGAACCGTCCGGCCGGGCGCTTCACGGAGGAGACCCGGCAGCGGCTCCTGGCCTATTCCTGGCCCGGCAACGTGCGGGAACTCCAGAACGAGGTGGAGCGGCTCGTCCTGCTGGCCGAGGGGCTGAAGCCGATCGGTCCGGACCTGTTGAGCGACCACATCCGCCGGCGCCAGACTCCTCCCGTGCCCGCGGGCGGAGATCTCAAATCGGCGGTCAGGGACCTGGAGGAAGCGATGATCCGCGAAACCATGGCGCGCCACGACCAGAACCGGTCGCGTACGGCCCGCGCCCTGGGAATCAGCCGCCAGTCCCTGCTGGAGAAGCTCCGGCGGATGAAGTGA